From the genome of Deinococcus sp. JMULE3, one region includes:
- a CDS encoding O-antigen ligase, with product MIPLLPATLSGMGALDFALLILKQIGIFYMILFGFHLNNKDIKYLIPGICLASIIAIFYSYWPDFGLSEMKRLIHPYFTTTTLGFIGSIAIILSFEIISRNPIPRIILFLSGATLFTFSYSRGAILMAAVYAVVKFSVVLSLKKSEGKSYIAYMPLAFGLIAIGVSTTTPIGERLLSSSLSGRELIWDQAISNIDSYRNYGNGIIGFGQSIASLHDSSACTNTSNKEFFCDFLDGGFHNAWLIAHNGILQNLGESGVTGLFSIVFIFGIFIYAAAKSRSIAGISIIGGMILADAFDNTLSFQTFFISSIPLIYGGMSIKSAFSDDTQSLRGNSMLTAFVIFAIWYAPLVPLQLDNQHTSELRVWHSNSIGESKIYSIVTEKISPTSYVQVDACNNELCRSTAIYEPQRGKNYTSFTIESRILPQPPLVLRLKIRDQSTPAWKSNLFSEGSWAINE from the coding sequence ATGATCCCCCTCTTGCCCGCAACGTTATCAGGGATGGGGGCATTAGATTTTGCACTCCTCATACTTAAGCAAATTGGCATATTTTACATGATACTTTTTGGATTCCATCTGAATAATAAGGACATAAAGTACCTAATTCCGGGCATCTGTCTCGCTTCCATAATCGCAATTTTTTATTCCTACTGGCCGGATTTTGGCCTAAGCGAGATGAAGCGCCTTATTCATCCATATTTCACGACAACTACGCTAGGATTCATCGGATCCATAGCAATAATATTATCATTTGAGATAATATCAAGAAATCCAATACCGAGGATCATCCTATTTTTAAGCGGCGCGACACTTTTTACTTTTTCGTATTCTCGTGGCGCTATTCTTATGGCCGCCGTATACGCCGTAGTCAAATTTTCAGTCGTACTTTCTTTGAAGAAAAGCGAGGGGAAATCATATATAGCATATATGCCTCTGGCATTCGGATTAATCGCAATCGGGGTTTCAACGACTACTCCTATCGGAGAGCGACTTCTCTCCTCTTCGCTCTCTGGTCGAGAGTTAATTTGGGATCAAGCAATTTCAAATATAGACAGCTACCGTAATTATGGAAACGGCATAATTGGCTTCGGTCAGTCCATAGCTTCTTTGCACGACTCCTCAGCTTGCACGAATACCAGCAATAAAGAATTCTTCTGCGATTTTTTAGACGGTGGCTTTCATAATGCTTGGCTCATCGCCCATAATGGGATACTTCAGAATTTAGGTGAATCTGGCGTAACAGGTTTATTCAGCATTGTTTTTATCTTTGGCATATTTATTTATGCTGCCGCTAAATCAAGATCGATCGCCGGAATATCGATTATCGGGGGCATGATTTTAGCAGATGCTTTTGACAATACTCTATCCTTCCAGACCTTTTTTATCTCTTCCATTCCGTTGATTTATGGTGGAATGTCAATAAAATCCGCGTTCAGCGATGATACTCAATCACTCCGGGGCAACAGCATGCTTACGGCATTTGTTATATTTGCAATATGGTATGCTCCGCTTGTTCCGCTGCAACTTGATAATCAACATACCTCAGAATTGAGAGTATGGCACAGCAATAGCATCGGAGAATCGAAAATATATTCTATCGTAACAGAAAAAATAAGTCCCACCTCTTATGTACAGGTTGATGCATGCAATAACGAGTTGTGTCGAAGTACCGCCATATACGAGCCACAAAGGGGAAAGAATTACACATCTTTCACGATTGAATCCAGGATTCTGCCTCAGCCGCCGCTAGTTTTAAGACTAAAGATCAGAGATCAAAGCACACCCGCATGGAAAAGCAATCTTTTTTCGGAAGGCAGTTGGGCCATAAATGAATAG
- a CDS encoding polysaccharide biosynthesis tyrosine autokinase gives MSSATQIRENGNSSNILTILQRRWMHVLLPALLVGPSVYISSRNQPPTYQASTSLMSVVPDTSNSFVGSASITASQLPPGAVEKVIHSRSTVEQISKILDSQSIDPAARQAIERSLQQELSTGTFRRITVRARLDALQRGVYDINATAETPQLASELATAATDALLKWDLERAQAGVSRARQNIQQQLDNINTQLKGTPPSSLEYESLVSARGQLLLSLAQASAFEQGAKGNLSLLAEANPPLRPIAPRPTRTAAIATLLALIGAAATVLLLELSRRKIRSAADIIGIGVSVLGELPRLRRSQRSSMVNAAMSGELYEPAGFIRVNLSTALAEQHGQPSAFVVTSSRPGEGKSTVVATLASSFAASGKKVLVIDLDVHRPTQHEYWNVSGRPWIALHGAHQAQQTTLLQAYQKPEHASAIDIGGGIYLLPAGQASRREAGVLTTAQFSQRIKQWFHGFDIVILDSAPILSVADAVNIAPHTNGVVLVTEANGTAPGEFEKSVQLMKGNQVNLIGAIINKITQRDGYGYGYTYNRQYSRD, from the coding sequence ATGAGCAGCGCGACCCAGATCAGAGAGAATGGAAATTCGAGCAATATCCTAACGATATTGCAGCGCCGCTGGATGCACGTCCTCCTCCCCGCCCTACTGGTCGGTCCGAGCGTCTACATCTCCTCGCGCAACCAGCCCCCCACCTATCAGGCCTCCACGAGCCTCATGTCCGTCGTTCCCGACACGAGCAACTCCTTCGTCGGCAGTGCCTCAATCACAGCCTCGCAACTCCCGCCCGGCGCCGTCGAAAAAGTCATCCACAGTCGCTCCACCGTCGAACAGATCAGCAAGATCCTCGACTCGCAATCCATCGACCCTGCCGCCCGCCAGGCCATTGAACGCAGCCTGCAGCAGGAACTCTCCACCGGCACCTTCCGCCGCATTACCGTCAGAGCCCGACTGGACGCCTTGCAACGCGGCGTCTACGACATCAACGCCACAGCAGAAACACCACAGCTTGCCAGCGAACTCGCAACCGCCGCAACCGACGCCCTGCTCAAATGGGACCTCGAACGCGCACAGGCAGGCGTCAGCCGCGCCCGACAGAACATCCAGCAGCAGCTCGACAACATCAACACCCAGTTGAAAGGCACACCACCCAGCTCACTCGAATACGAAAGTCTGGTGTCCGCCCGCGGGCAACTCCTCCTCAGCCTCGCGCAGGCATCCGCCTTCGAACAGGGCGCCAAAGGAAACCTCAGCCTCCTGGCCGAAGCCAACCCCCCCCTCCGCCCCATCGCCCCCCGACCCACCCGCACCGCGGCCATCGCCACGCTTCTCGCACTGATCGGCGCAGCCGCCACCGTACTCCTCCTGGAACTCAGCCGCCGCAAAATCCGAAGCGCAGCCGACATCATCGGAATCGGAGTCAGCGTCCTCGGCGAGTTGCCACGCCTGCGCCGCTCACAACGCAGCAGCATGGTCAACGCCGCCATGTCCGGCGAACTCTACGAACCCGCCGGATTCATCCGCGTGAACCTGTCCACCGCACTGGCGGAACAACACGGGCAACCCAGTGCCTTCGTCGTCACCAGTTCACGCCCCGGCGAAGGCAAAAGCACCGTCGTCGCCACACTCGCCAGCAGCTTCGCCGCATCCGGCAAAAAAGTACTCGTCATCGACCTCGACGTTCACCGCCCCACGCAACACGAATACTGGAACGTATCAGGCCGACCGTGGATTGCCCTGCACGGCGCACACCAGGCGCAACAGACCACCCTGCTCCAGGCCTACCAGAAACCGGAACATGCCAGCGCCATCGACATCGGCGGAGGAATCTACCTGCTGCCCGCAGGTCAGGCCAGTCGACGTGAAGCCGGCGTGCTGACCACCGCTCAGTTCTCACAACGCATCAAGCAGTGGTTCCACGGATTCGACATCGTGATCCTTGACAGTGCCCCCATCCTCTCTGTCGCCGACGCCGTCAACATCGCCCCGCACACCAATGGTGTGGTCCTGGTGACGGAAGCCAACGGCACAGCCCCAGGTGAATTTGAGAAATCAGTTCAGCTGATGAAAGGCAACCAAGTCAATCTTATCGGCGCCATTATCAATAAAATCACGCAGAGGGACGGATACGGATACGGATACACCTACAACAGGCAATACTCTAGAGATTGA
- a CDS encoding glycosyltransferase family 4 protein produces MFRHNKLGGFCPKRRSILSLYPIQREISLLSDINSLIRAMVLINTIKPDVVNSGTPKAGLIGTLASRILGIRKVIYTLHGLRLQTTTGAKRRLLYLMERIACSSADVIVCVSKSLMTEAINLDLAPERKFIVINNGTANGVNTTLFRNPADDPSTLKSTLGIPAETKVIGFAGRITRDKGIEDLYRAFRLLTGDYILLIIGSIESNDPIDPVILQEIRSRQDIIMPGFVDNIADYYHIMDVLVLPSYREGFGMVALEAAAAGVPAIVSDSTGVRDAVIHQHTGLVFKTGDFVQLSRSMEEILSNAAKRKRLGEQAQRRVETEFIPQEIWIQLNRIYHK; encoded by the coding sequence ATATTCCGACACAATAAGCTTGGAGGATTTTGCCCGAAGCGAAGGAGTATTCTTTCATTATATCCCATTCAAAGAGAGATATCGCTCCTCTCAGATATTAATTCCCTTATTAGGGCCATGGTTCTCATAAATACTATCAAACCTGACGTGGTCAATAGTGGAACTCCAAAAGCGGGCTTAATTGGAACACTAGCATCACGGATTTTAGGCATCCGCAAAGTGATATATACTCTGCATGGACTAAGACTTCAAACCACCACAGGTGCAAAACGCAGGCTCCTATATCTAATGGAACGCATTGCATGCAGTTCTGCAGACGTAATCGTATGTGTTAGCAAGAGCCTCATGACTGAAGCAATTAATTTGGATCTTGCCCCCGAGAGGAAATTTATAGTTATCAATAACGGCACTGCCAATGGCGTGAATACTACATTATTCCGAAATCCCGCAGATGATCCAAGCACGTTGAAATCCACACTAGGGATACCGGCCGAAACAAAAGTTATTGGCTTTGCCGGGAGGATAACCCGAGATAAAGGCATAGAGGATCTATATCGCGCCTTCAGACTCTTGACTGGCGACTACATTCTCCTCATTATTGGATCTATTGAATCGAACGATCCAATAGATCCAGTTATTCTACAGGAAATCCGATCGCGTCAGGACATCATAATGCCAGGCTTTGTTGATAATATTGCCGATTATTATCACATTATGGATGTACTGGTGTTACCTAGTTACAGAGAAGGATTTGGGATGGTGGCTCTGGAGGCCGCGGCTGCTGGGGTACCAGCGATTGTTTCGGATTCCACGGGAGTGCGCGACGCGGTAATACATCAACACACAGGCTTGGTATTTAAGACGGGTGATTTTGTTCAGCTTTCTCGATCAATGGAAGAAATTTTATCAAATGCTGCGAAAAGGAAAAGGCTCGGAGAACAGGCACAACGACGTGTCGAGACTGAATTTATACCACAGGAAATATGGATTCAGCTAAATCGTATCTATCATAAATAG
- a CDS encoding glycosyltransferase: MAARLNQIASMCNSEFLARMDADDIMHPERLERQIKYLTLYPNTDVVGSSAIIIDTQNDPVNHRSATAASNALDAARSGSFIHPTILARASWFKNNPYSEDILRAEDYDLWLRTADYSIFRNISEPLLYYREIGISHKINT, translated from the coding sequence TTGGCAGCGCGCTTAAATCAGATTGCATCTATGTGTAATAGCGAGTTTCTGGCTCGGATGGATGCAGATGATATTATGCATCCAGAAAGACTTGAAAGGCAAATTAAATATCTCACGCTTTATCCTAATACTGATGTTGTTGGATCATCGGCAATAATAATTGATACTCAGAATGATCCCGTGAATCATCGCTCTGCCACTGCTGCCTCTAATGCACTGGATGCAGCTCGGTCAGGATCTTTTATACATCCCACAATATTGGCTCGTGCCTCATGGTTTAAGAATAATCCATACTCCGAGGATATATTGAGAGCAGAGGATTACGATTTATGGCTCAGAACTGCAGATTATTCAATATTCAGAAATATAAGCGAGCCCCTATTGTACTACAGAGAAATAGGCATAAGTCACAAAATAAATACCTGA
- a CDS encoding glycosyltransferase family A protein translates to MAKITVGLPIFNAGKYLNDAIQSVINQTYTNWLLIIIDDGSTDDSLSIARGFTDDRIK, encoded by the coding sequence ATGGCTAAAATCACTGTCGGTCTTCCAATCTTTAATGCAGGGAAATACCTGAATGATGCTATTCAGTCCGTAATAAATCAAACATATACAAATTGGCTATTAATTATTATCGATGATGGGTCCACGGACGATTCCCTGAGTATTGCTAGAGGATTTACCGATGACCGGATTAAATAA
- a CDS encoding glycosyltransferase has product MKIAYFLQLNMPPSSGVFKKIILQAKEWSQSGEVVTLFISSKIKEYQDINIDGVNVVVAIYDGNLPSPLDGRLASINRLISEVNVFAPNIVYTRQDTFFINMLPLYIKHHVVTEVNTDDLSEIRHPSFLFMTYYKITRSIPLLLSKGAIYVSREISRKPYYARYNREYQIIANGIDLDNYPPLSINSDAKSFVFIGHHGQSWHGLDKIIKLAKSVPNRRFHVIGSNTPDNLENLPENISFHGYMTQKEYLPIFSDSVCAIASLAMHRNNMSEASPLKSREYLAFGLPIIAAYIDTDFPDGAEFILNLENVEDNIMHNIDAILAFAEHWDNKRVKRSAVDKIDSKVKEQQRLKFFRELI; this is encoded by the coding sequence ATGAAGATCGCCTATTTTCTTCAATTAAATATGCCGCCCAGCAGTGGTGTATTTAAAAAGATAATTTTACAAGCCAAAGAGTGGTCGCAATCGGGAGAAGTTGTTACGCTATTCATTTCATCCAAAATAAAAGAGTATCAGGACATTAATATCGATGGGGTGAATGTAGTCGTCGCTATATATGACGGCAACCTGCCGTCCCCATTAGATGGAAGACTCGCATCAATCAACAGATTGATTAGTGAGGTAAATGTTTTTGCGCCAAATATTGTGTATACCAGACAGGATACATTCTTTATTAATATGCTCCCGCTATACATTAAACACCACGTTGTGACAGAAGTTAACACAGATGATTTAAGTGAGATAAGGCATCCATCATTTTTATTTATGACATATTATAAAATCACTAGATCAATACCTCTTTTGCTCAGCAAGGGGGCTATTTACGTATCGCGCGAAATATCAAGAAAACCATACTATGCTAGGTATAATAGAGAATATCAGATCATAGCAAATGGAATTGACTTAGATAACTATCCACCCTTGTCCATAAATTCTGATGCTAAAAGTTTTGTTTTCATCGGTCACCATGGACAATCGTGGCATGGCCTAGATAAAATAATCAAACTAGCCAAAAGCGTGCCGAACAGGCGATTTCATGTAATAGGAAGCAATACTCCGGACAATCTTGAAAACCTTCCAGAAAACATTAGCTTTCACGGCTATATGACTCAGAAAGAATATCTCCCAATTTTTTCAGACTCGGTGTGCGCAATTGCAAGCCTTGCTATGCATAGAAATAATATGAGCGAAGCCTCTCCCTTAAAGTCAAGAGAATATCTAGCATTTGGACTTCCAATCATAGCCGCATACATTGATACAGATTTTCCAGATGGCGCAGAATTTATCCTGAATCTTGAAAACGTCGAGGATAATATAATGCATAACATTGATGCTATACTAGCTTTTGCTGAGCATTGGGATAATAAGAGGGTGAAGAGATCCGCAGTTGACAAAATAGATAGCAAGGTAAAGGAACAGCAGAGACTCAAATTCTTTAGAGAGTTAATTTAA
- the wecB gene encoding non-hydrolyzing UDP-N-acetylglucosamine 2-epimerase, whose translation MKIVTVIGTRPQIIKYAILSKAIRESGKIESILIETGQHYDSNMNAVFFEELDIEPPKYSLNVGSSNHGHQTGQMLSVIEEILMHEEPAGVIVFGDTNSTIAGALAASKLNIPVFHIESGLRSFNRRMPEEINRVLTDHISTLLFSPTEEAVSNLRKEGIDGALIYNYGDVMYDAAVHYGKRQSSILDDLSIQHKQFILATIHRAETTDNPTVLQDVFTFLNRIAESEKVVLPLHPRTRKKIQESGIDRILNDNILLIDPVSYINMVKLERSARVIVTDSGGVQKEAYFHKTPCLTLRSETEWNELIHHGWNKLVNPNDIEIAMSAFNNITPGNPEAKLYGGGDACTLIVHQIEEYLRHRKV comes from the coding sequence GTGAAGATCGTTACAGTAATAGGAACGCGACCGCAAATTATAAAATACGCCATTCTATCAAAAGCAATCAGGGAAAGCGGGAAGATTGAATCAATACTGATAGAGACAGGACAGCACTACGACTCAAACATGAACGCCGTGTTCTTTGAAGAATTAGATATTGAACCACCCAAATATTCACTTAACGTGGGATCATCCAATCACGGTCACCAAACAGGCCAGATGCTTTCTGTTATTGAAGAAATACTTATGCACGAAGAACCAGCAGGGGTCATTGTCTTCGGCGACACCAATTCCACCATTGCAGGCGCATTGGCCGCCAGCAAGCTGAATATCCCCGTCTTTCATATCGAATCTGGCTTGAGATCATTTAACCGCCGAATGCCCGAAGAAATCAACAGAGTGTTGACTGATCACATCTCCACGCTTTTATTTTCCCCCACAGAAGAAGCAGTCAGCAATCTTCGCAAAGAGGGCATTGATGGCGCGCTGATCTATAATTATGGCGACGTGATGTATGACGCAGCAGTGCATTACGGAAAACGTCAATCATCGATTCTTGACGACCTGTCCATACAGCACAAGCAATTTATACTGGCGACCATTCATAGAGCCGAAACCACAGACAATCCCACCGTTCTTCAAGATGTTTTCACTTTTCTAAATCGCATTGCCGAATCTGAAAAAGTTGTACTGCCCCTTCATCCAAGAACCAGAAAGAAAATTCAAGAAAGCGGTATCGACAGAATTCTCAATGACAACATACTGTTAATTGATCCAGTTTCCTATATCAACATGGTCAAACTGGAAAGATCCGCACGCGTGATAGTGACAGATTCAGGAGGAGTCCAAAAAGAAGCGTACTTTCACAAAACACCATGCTTGACACTGAGAAGCGAAACCGAATGGAATGAGTTGATTCATCACGGTTGGAATAAACTTGTTAACCCCAATGATATAGAAATAGCCATGAGTGCTTTCAACAATATCACTCCCGGAAATCCGGAGGCTAAGTTATACGGTGGCGGCGATGCATGCACTCTGATCGTCCACCAGATCGAAGAATATCTTAGACATCGGAAAGTATGA
- a CDS encoding asparagine synthase-related protein — translation MFHISNNSGFQWHTLGNDYFKGYFYHKDDFYEGLDAILFLRDTLNINDARQVILTQLNGMFAFKIDTDNYSIVCTDKIRTFPIFYCKVDGKYVFRDELLASDISITIDDLARSEFLASSYTFNDRTLLTDWRQLMPGQTAVLDKNDNQLSIDYYWRHTHHRNNHDTVKIKHELSNISIRVFQRLIQSSKGKQLAIPLSGGYDSRYIVTMLKMLGAKNVICYTYGRSDSFEVKIAQQVAQKIGYDCAFVEYTPEKWRMAAESASFHKYISEHHYFSAVPHIQDFIALKHLKDNDLIEKDAIIVPGFCGDLIGGSYLPASYINSDGEEASYPDITDYIIQKHLINITSPDKEFQRELIKNDVRLFLSHLMPVGSNSEEFIEANEIWFTEHKVSKFVVNAVRLFEYFEYEYRLPLWDDELVNYWYSINNTLRIDNKLYNAFLFEYLFNKQEVGFLKPTPKSRGKLGKKISKIVPPLLLNTMLKIYYKIDNTINPKDINNFGYLEQYLSKESSINHGSYATVNGYLAHYILHNLIGGKK, via the coding sequence ATGTTTCATATATCAAATAATTCAGGCTTTCAGTGGCACACACTGGGAAATGATTACTTTAAAGGATATTTCTACCATAAAGATGACTTCTATGAAGGACTGGATGCAATATTATTTCTGAGAGACACATTAAATATTAATGATGCAAGACAGGTTATATTAACGCAGCTCAATGGTATGTTTGCATTCAAGATAGATACAGATAATTATTCAATTGTATGTACCGATAAAATAAGAACTTTCCCTATTTTTTACTGTAAAGTCGATGGAAAATACGTTTTTAGGGACGAATTGCTAGCATCAGATATCAGCATAACTATAGACGACCTTGCCAGAAGTGAATTCTTGGCGTCAAGCTACACGTTTAACGATAGGACTTTACTTACCGACTGGCGACAATTAATGCCAGGCCAGACTGCCGTATTAGACAAAAATGATAATCAACTGAGCATCGATTATTACTGGAGACACACTCATCACAGGAATAATCACGATACAGTCAAGATAAAACATGAATTATCAAACATATCGATTCGCGTCTTCCAGAGGCTAATACAGTCATCGAAAGGAAAGCAACTCGCCATTCCTTTAAGTGGTGGCTACGACTCACGCTACATCGTCACAATGCTCAAAATGCTGGGAGCAAAAAACGTAATATGCTACACCTACGGCAGATCAGATAGCTTTGAAGTTAAGATCGCCCAACAAGTAGCTCAGAAAATTGGCTACGATTGTGCATTTGTTGAATATACGCCGGAAAAATGGCGAATGGCTGCCGAATCAGCATCCTTTCATAAGTATATTTCCGAGCACCACTACTTTTCAGCAGTCCCACATATTCAAGACTTTATTGCACTTAAGCATTTGAAAGACAATGATCTCATTGAGAAAGATGCAATAATCGTTCCTGGATTCTGCGGGGATCTCATCGGCGGCAGCTATCTTCCTGCATCATACATAAATTCTGACGGAGAAGAAGCTAGCTACCCGGATATCACCGATTACATAATCCAGAAACATCTCATCAATATTACATCGCCCGATAAAGAATTCCAGAGAGAGCTTATTAAAAATGATGTCCGGTTATTCTTGTCACACCTGATGCCAGTCGGCAGCAATTCGGAAGAATTTATAGAGGCGAACGAGATTTGGTTTACAGAGCACAAGGTTAGCAAATTTGTCGTCAATGCAGTTCGCCTGTTTGAGTACTTTGAATACGAGTACAGACTCCCCCTGTGGGATGACGAGCTGGTTAACTACTGGTATTCAATAAATAACACTCTGAGAATCGATAACAAGCTCTATAACGCCTTTTTATTTGAGTATCTATTTAATAAACAAGAGGTAGGTTTTCTAAAGCCGACCCCAAAATCGAGAGGCAAACTGGGCAAAAAGATATCCAAGATCGTGCCACCGCTTCTTTTAAATACAATGCTTAAAATATACTATAAGATAGATAATACAATAAACCCAAAGGACATAAACAACTTTGGATATTTAGAGCAATATCTGTCCAAAGAATCATCTATTAATCATGGGAGTTACGCCACTGTCAATGGGTATTTAGCGCACTACATACTTCACAATCTCATCGGAGGAAAAAAGTGA
- a CDS encoding oligosaccharide flippase family protein codes for MTIISKIALLSSGSIVSQLIPLAFTPLLTRVYSPEDFGLFAIYFSASSLIAVGGSLKYEQGIILSNNRAEISGFYYTSLLIGLASSIIVSGLFYLIPNRWVSTPYDFLVLLLFCASSIFIQSLTLLTLKLEATRDLAISKIVLTTTTVAFQFLIAVKFITMTGSGLILGAIVGNLACILFLLKVTSGKLHPLKSNGDHIRIMETIKSRTEYPLKILPAALLNSASTQIPVLGFASLFGTHFAGQFGLANRVMNIPSAFIGSSIGQIYLQQISKINRIQIISSNSHESSQSSYLL; via the coding sequence ATGACCATAATATCAAAAATCGCACTTCTTTCATCCGGATCAATTGTCTCACAATTGATTCCACTTGCTTTTACACCACTTTTGACTCGGGTATATTCACCAGAGGATTTTGGGCTTTTTGCAATTTACTTTTCCGCTTCATCACTCATAGCTGTAGGAGGTTCACTGAAGTATGAGCAGGGTATCATACTTTCAAATAACAGAGCTGAAATCAGCGGATTTTACTACACATCCCTTTTAATTGGATTGGCTTCCAGTATTATAGTCAGCGGGCTATTTTATCTGATACCCAACAGGTGGGTAAGTACACCATATGACTTTTTAGTTCTGCTGCTATTCTGCGCATCCTCCATATTTATCCAGTCTCTTACTCTACTCACACTTAAACTAGAAGCAACTAGAGATTTAGCTATCTCAAAAATCGTGCTGACAACAACAACTGTCGCCTTTCAATTTCTCATAGCAGTTAAATTTATCACAATGACAGGCAGCGGTTTGATCTTAGGTGCCATCGTTGGAAATCTTGCCTGCATTCTTTTTTTACTGAAAGTAACAAGTGGCAAACTGCATCCCCTAAAAAGCAACGGGGATCACATAAGAATAATGGAAACAATAAAAAGCCGCACTGAATATCCATTAAAAATACTACCAGCAGCCCTACTCAACTCTGCGTCAACTCAAATCCCCGTTCTCGGGTTTGCCAGTTTATTTGGCACCCACTTTGCGGGGCAATTTGGACTCGCAAACAGAGTAATGAATATTCCATCGGCTTTTATAGGAAGTTCAATTGGGCAAATATATTTACAGCAGATCTCAAAAATAAATCGGATTCAAATCATATCCAGCAACTCACACGAAAGCTCTCAATCCTCCTATTTACTGTGA
- a CDS encoding DegT/DnrJ/EryC1/StrS aminotransferase family protein, translated as MTTQTHIPILDLSPEINELRPEILAAISRVLDRTDFIMGEDVHAFEQEVATYLGVKHAIGVNSGTDALVIALRALNIGPGDEVITTPFTFFATAESISMVGATPVFVDIDPTTMNIDPDLIEAAITPRTRAIMPVHLYGNPTDMTRIQTVAHKHGLRVIEDCAQSFGARWNNQHTGTIGDIGAYSFFPSKNLGAYGDGGLIATNDDTLADTARMLRVHGSRKKYHNETVGYNSRLDTIQAAILRVKLPHIERWNTHRRAVAQAYNDALQDIPGIITPTITDGHVFHQYTIRVQNGRRDALQQHLAAHGIGTMVYYPIPQDQLPIYKGQYPTYPHSAQAAQEALSLPMGHYMEFTADYNIARLLQLE; from the coding sequence TTGACCACCCAGACCCACATCCCCATCCTGGACCTCAGCCCCGAAATCAACGAGCTGCGCCCCGAGATCCTCGCCGCCATCAGCCGCGTCCTCGACCGCACCGACTTCATCATGGGCGAAGACGTCCACGCCTTCGAACAGGAAGTCGCCACGTACCTCGGCGTCAAACACGCCATCGGCGTCAACAGCGGCACCGACGCCCTCGTCATCGCCCTGCGCGCCCTGAACATCGGCCCCGGCGACGAAGTCATCACCACCCCCTTCACGTTCTTCGCCACCGCCGAAAGCATCAGCATGGTCGGCGCCACCCCCGTGTTCGTGGACATCGACCCCACCACCATGAACATCGACCCCGACCTGATCGAAGCGGCCATCACCCCCCGCACCCGCGCGATCATGCCCGTCCACCTGTACGGCAACCCCACCGACATGACCCGCATCCAAACAGTCGCCCACAAACACGGCCTGCGCGTCATCGAAGACTGCGCCCAGAGCTTCGGCGCCCGCTGGAACAACCAGCACACCGGCACCATCGGCGACATCGGCGCGTACTCCTTCTTCCCCAGCAAGAACCTCGGCGCGTACGGCGACGGCGGCCTCATCGCCACCAACGACGACACCCTCGCCGACACCGCCCGCATGCTCCGCGTCCACGGCAGCCGCAAGAAATACCACAACGAAACCGTCGGGTACAACAGCCGCCTCGACACCATCCAGGCCGCCATCCTCCGCGTGAAACTCCCCCACATCGAACGCTGGAACACCCACCGCCGCGCCGTCGCCCAGGCGTACAACGACGCCCTGCAGGACATCCCCGGCATCATCACGCCCACCATCACCGACGGGCACGTCTTCCACCAGTACACCATCCGCGTGCAGAACGGCCGCCGCGACGCACTGCAACAACACCTCGCCGCGCACGGCATCGGCACCATGGTCTACTACCCCATCCCCCAGGACCAGCTGCCCATCTACAAGGGCCAGTACCCCACCTACCCCCACAGCGCCCAGGCCGCACAGGAAGCACTGAGTCTGCCCATGGGACATTACATGGAATTTACGGCAGATTATAATATTGCACGCCTTCTTCAATTAGAATGA